From Taeniopygia guttata chromosome 3, bTaeGut7.mat, whole genome shotgun sequence:
AAAGGTGACCTCAAAGGTGACTTCAAAGGTGACTTCAAAGATGCCCCCAAAGGTGACCCCAAAGGTGACCCCAAAGATGCCCTCAAAGATGACCCCAAAGGTGACCCCAAAGGTGACCTCAAAGATGCCCCCAAAGGTGACCTTAAAGGTGACTTCAAAGGTGACCTCAAAGATGCCCCCAAAGGTGCCCCCAAGGGTGACCATGAGGGTGACACCAAGGATGACTTCACAGGTGACCACAAGGGTGATCCCTGGGGTGACCATGAGGGTGACACCAAAGATGCCATCAAAGGTGACCCCAAAGATGCCCCCAAAGGTGACCACAGGGTTCTCCCTGAAGGTGCCCCCAAAGATGCCCCCAAAGATGCCCTCAAAGGTGACCCCAAAGGTGACCACAAGGGTGACCCCAAAGGTGACCCCAAGGGTGACCCCAAAGATGCCCTCAAAGGTGCCCCCAGGGGTGACCATGAGAGTTACCCCAAAGCTGACCCCTGGGGTGACCCCAAGGGTGACCCtgaaggtgtccccaaggtgacTCCAAGGGTGACCTCAAAGATGACTCCAAAGATGCCCCCAAAGGTGCCCTCAAAGATGCCCCCAAAGGTGACCTGAAAGGTGACCACAAGTTTGCCCCCGAAGATGCCCCAAAGGTGACCACGAAGGTGACCCCAAAGGCAACTTTGAAGGTGACCCCGAAGGCGACCATGAAGGTGACCCCAAAGATGCCCCCAAAGATGCCCCCGAAGGTGCCCCAGATCTGCCCACCACCATCCCGGTGCCGTCCCTCCCTCTCCCGGCGCCGCCATTTCCGCGCCgtgctttatttttctctccgATCGCTTTCTCTCGGCGACGGCGCCCGCGGGACAACAACGGCGGTGACGTCACCTCGAGGAACCCGCTCAGATGTCATCGGCGTCACCGTGGCGGCCGCCGTACTCACTGGAGCGCGGCGCCATGCCGAGGTACTGCCGCAGGAACTGGCTGAACCTCTTCTGGTTGTTCCACTTCCGCGCCGACTTGCGGACGCCGATGAAGCCGCCGTAGCGTTTCTGCACTTCCTTCGACGACGGCGGCGCCGACGGCCGTCGGGAAATGTCCTCATCGGCTTGGAGGTCGTCTTCTGAGGTGTGGGTGGATGGTGTGGAGTCGCCCGGTGGCCACACGGGGGAGGGGATGCGGCGCGGGCGCGGCGCCGGGCGGGAGGAGGCGGCACAGAGCTCCCATGTGGCGCGCGGCACGGCGCGGCCTTCGCACTCCAGAAGGCAGATCTGAGGGGGTGGAAGGGGGTTGGTGAGCCAATGGTCAACACAAGGGTCAACTCCATGGTCAACCTGATGGTTGACCCAAAAGTCAACCCAATGGTCAACCCAATGGACAACCCAATGGACGACTCAATGGACAAATCGATGGTCAACCCAATGGTCGACCAAATGGAAAACCCAATGGAAAACCCAATGGTGAACTCAATGGTCAACCCAATGGTCGACCCAATGGTCAACCCAATGGTCAACTCAATGGACAACCGAATGGTCAATGCAATGGTCAAACCAATGGACAACCCAATGGTCAACCCAATGGATAAAGCAATGGTTGACCCAATGGAAAACCCAATGGACAACCCAATGGTCGACCCAATGGACAACTCAATGGACAACGCAATGGACAAATCGATGGTTGACCCAATGGTCATCCCAATGGACAACTCAATGGACAACCCTATGGACAACCCAATGGACAACCCAATGGACCACCCAATGGTCAACTCAATGGCCAGCTCAATGGACAACTCGATGGGCAACCCGATGGTCAACCTAATGGACAACCCAATGGACAACCCAATGGTCGACCCAATGGAGAAATCGATGGTCGACCCAATGGTCAACCCAATGGACAACCCAATGGTCAACCCAATGGACAACCCAATGGAGAACGCAATGGACAACTCGATGGTCGACCCAATGGTTGACCCAATGGAGAACCCAATGGACAATCCAATGGACAACACAATGGACAACCCAATGGTCGACCCAATGGAGAAATCGATGGTCGACCCAATGGTCAACCCGATGGTTGACCCGATGGACAACCCAATGGTAAACTCAATGGTAAACCCAATGGTCAACTCAATGGACAACTCAATGGTCAACCCAATGGACAACCAATGGACAACCCAATGGACAACCCGATGGACAAAACAATGGTCGACCCAATGGACAACTCGATGGACAAAACAATGGTCGACCCAATGGAAAACCCAATGGAAAACCCAATGGACAACCCAATGGTCAACCCAATGGGCAACTCAATGGACAAATCGATGGTCAACTCAATGGTCAACCCAATGGACAACCCAATGGTCGACCGAATGGACAACCCAATGGACAACCCAATGGTCAACCCAATGGACAACCCAATGGTCAAATCGATGGTCGACCCAATGGACAACCCAATGGACAACCCATTGGACAACTCAATGGAAAACCCAATGGACAACCCAATGGACAAATCGATGGGCGACACAATGGTCGATCCACTGGTCGACTCAATGGACAACCCAATGGTCAACCCAATGGTCAACCCAATGGTTGACTCAATGGACAAATCGATGGTCGACCCAATGGTCAACCCAATGGACAACCCAATGGAAAACTCAATGGTCAACCCAATGGTCAACCCAATGGACAACCCAATGGACAACACAATGGACAACCCAATGGTCGACCCGATTGTCAACCCAATGGACAAATCGATGGTCAACCCAATGGACAACCCAATGGACAAATCGATGGTCAACCCAATGGTCAACCCAATGGTCAACTCAATGGAAAACCCAATGGTCAACACAATGGTCAACCCAATGGTCAACCCAACAGTCAACCCAATGGACAAATCGATGGACAACTCAATGGATAACTCAATGGACAACCCAATGGTCAACCCAATGGTCAACCCAATGGACAAATGATGGTCAACCCAATGGACAAATCGATGGTGACCCAATGGACGACCCAATGGTCGATCCAATGGTCAACCCAATGGTCAACCCAATGGACAACCCAATGGACAAAGGGATGGTCGACCCAATGGACAACCCAATGGACAACTCAATGGACAACCCAATGGACAATCCAAGGGTCAACCCAATAGACAACCCGATGGTCGAACCAATGGTCAACCCAATGGACAACCCAATGGACAACCCAATGGTCAACCCAATGGACAAATCGATGGTCGATCCAATGGAAAACCCAAAGATCAACTCAATGGACAAATCAATGGTCAACCCAATGGACAACCCAATGGACAAATCGATGGTTGACCCAATGGAAAACCCAATGGACAACTCAATGGACAACCCAATGGACAACCCAACAGTCAACCCAATGGAAAACCCAATGGACAACTCAATGGACAACCCAATGGACAACCCAATGGACAACCCAATGGACAACTCAATGGACAAATCGATGGTTGACCCAATGGGCAACCTAATGGACAAATTGATGGTCGACCCAATGGACAACACAATGGTCAACCCGATGGTCAACGCAATGGTCAAACCAATAGACGACTCAATGGTCAACCCACTGGACAACCCAATGGTGAACTCAATGGACAACCCAATGGTCGAACCAATGGACAACCCAACAATCAACCAAATGGACAATGCAATGGACAACCCAATGGACAACCCAATGGACAACTCGATGGTCAACCCAATGGTCAACCCAATGGTCGACCCAATAGAAAACCCAATGGTCGACCCAATGGACAACCCAATGGTCGACCCAATGGACAACCCAATGGACAAATCGATGGTTGATCCAGTGGACAACCCAATGGACAACGCAATGGTCAACCCAATGGACGACTCGATGGTCGACCCAATGGGCGACACAATGGTCAACTCAATGGTCAAACCAATGGACAACCCAATGGACAAATCGATGGTCGACCCAACGGTCAACCCAAGGAAGGAGGTGGGACAAGATGGTGGACGGAGGTGGGACAAGATGGTGGAAGGAGGTGGGACAAGATGGTGGAAGGATGTGGGACAAGATGATGGAAGTAggtgaccccaaagtgacccaaaggtgaCCCCAAAGTGACGCAGAagtgaccccaaagtgacccagaagtgaccccaaagtgacccaaaggtgaCCCCAAAGTTGACCCAAAAAGTGACACCAAAGTGACCAAAAGGTGACCCCAAATTAACCCGaaagtgacccaaaggtgacccaaaggtgaccccaaagtgaccccaaaggTGGAACCAAGGGGACCCCAAGGGGACACaaaagtgacccaaaggtgaCACCAAAGGTGATACAAAGGTGACacaaagtgacccaaaggtgacaccaaagtgacccaaaggtggcaccaaagtgacccaaaggggacaagaaggtggcaccaaagtgacccaaaggggacaagaaggtggcaccaaagtgacaccaaagtgacccaaaggtgaCACCAAGATGGTGGAAAGAGgtgggacaagatggaggatgGAGGTGGGACAGGATGGAGGTGGGACAAGATGGTGGAAGGAGGTGGGACAAGATGGTGGATGGAGGTGGGATCTCATCCACTTCCAAGCTGGACATGGACATGGAAACTCCATTTTTGGTGCCACCAAAATCACCATGGTTGGATCCCATCCCTTTCCAGGCCAAGCTGGACATGGAAACTCCCACCATGACGTTCCTTCCAGGAGATCCCATATCCCACCAGGAGGTTCCTTCCgggagaccccaaatcccaccaggaggTTCCTTCCgggagaccccaaatcccaccaggaggTTCCTTCCgggagaccccaaatcccaccaggaggttccttccaggagatcccaaatcccaccaggaggatccttccaggagatcccaaatcccaccatgAGGTTCCttccaggagatcccaaatcccaccacgaGGATCCTtcaggagatcccaaatcccaccatgAGGTTCctccaggagatcccaaatcccaccacgaGGATCCttccaggagatcccaaatcccaccacgaGGCTCCTTCCaggagaccccaaatcccaccaggaggctccttccaggagatcccaaatcccaccatgAGGATCCTTtcaggagatcccaaatcccaccaggacgttccttccaggagatcccaaatcccaccacgaGGATCCTtcaggagatcccaaatcccaccatgAGGTTCCttccaggagatcccaaatcccaccacgaGGATCCTtcaggagatcccaaatcccaccatgAGGTTCctccaggagatcccaaatcccaccacgaGGATCCttccaggagatcccaaatcccaccacgaGGCTCCTTCCaggagaccccaaatcccaccacgaGGATCCttccaggagatcccaaatcccaccatgAGGTTCCttccaggagatcccaaatcccaccaggaggatccttccaggagatcccaaatcccaccaggaggatccttccaggagatcccaaatcccaccacgaGGTTCCttccaggagatcccaaatcccaccatgAGGTTCCttccaggagatcccaaatcccaccacgaGGATCCTtcaggagatcccaaatcccaccaggaggCTCCTtcaggagatcccaaatcccaccaggaggttccttccaggagatcccaaatcccaccatgAGGTTCCttccaggagatcccaaatcccaccacaaGGCTCCttccaggagatcccaaatcccaccacgaGGCTCCttccaggagatcccaaatcccaccacgaGGCTCCttccaggagatcccaaatcccaccaggaggttccttccaggagatcccaaatcccaccaggaggTTCATTCCAgaagatcccaaatcccaccacgaCGGTTCTTacaggagatcccaaatcccaccaggaggTTCCTtcaggagatcccaaatcccaccacgaGGCTCCttccaggagatcccaaatcccaccacgaGGCTCCttccaggagatcccaaatcccaccacgaGGCTCCttccaggagatcccaaatcccaccaggaggttccttccaggagatcccaaatcccaccaggaggttccttccaggagatcccaaatcccaccaggaggatccttccaggagatcccaaatcccaccacgaCGTTCCtcccaggagatcccaaatcccatcacGAGGTTCCTtcaggagatcccaaatcccaccacgaGGTTCCttccaggagatcccaaatcccaccaggaggttccttccagcccagaacctcaggagatcccaaatcccaccacgaGGATCCTtcaggagatcccaaatcccaccatgAGGTTCCTtcaggagatcccaaatcccaccacgaGGATCCTtcaggagatcccaaatcccaccacgaGCTTCCttccaggagatcccaaatcccaccaggaggTTCCTtcaggagatcccaaatcccaccacgaGGGTCCttccaggagatcccaaatcccaccatgAGGTTCCttccaggagatcccaaatcccaccaggacgttccttccaggagatcccaaatcccaccacgaGGATCCTtcaggagatcccaaatcccaccaggaggATCCTtcaggagatcccaaatcccaccacgaGGCTCCttccaggagatcccaaatcccaccacgaGGCTCCttccaggagatcccaaatcccaccacgaGGTTCCttccaggagatcccaaatcccaccacgaGGATCCttccaggagatcccaaatcccaccaggaggTTCCTtcaggagatcccaaatcccaccacgaGGCTCCTtcaggagatcccaaatcccaccaggaggATCCTtcaggagatcccaaatcccaccacgaGGCTCCttccaggagatcccaaatcccaccacgaGGCTCCttccaggagatcccaaatcccaccacgaGGTTCCttccaggagatcccaaatcccaccacgaGGCTCCTtcaggagatcccaaatcccaccacgaGGATCCTtcaggagatcccaaatcccaccatgAGGTTCCttccaggagatcccaaatcccaccaggaggATCCTtcaggagatcccaaatcccaccaggaggCTCCTTCCAGGAagtcccaaatcccaccaggaggATCCTtcaggagatcccaaatcccaccaggaggatccttccaggagatcccaaatcccaccataACGTTCCttccaggagatcccaaatcccaccacgaGGATCCTtcaggagatcccaaatcccaccacgaGGCTCCttccaggagatcccaaatcccaccacgaGGATCCttccaggagatcccaaatcccaccaggaggatccttccaggagatcccaaatcccaccacgaGGATCCttccaggagatcccaaatTCCACCATGAGGTTCCTtcaggagatcccaaatcccaccaggaggctccttccaggagatcccaaatcccaccacgaGGATCCttccaggagatcccaaatcccaccatgAGGATCCTTCCaggagaccccaaatcccaccatgAGGATCCttccaggagatcccaaatTCCACCATGAGGTTCCTtcaggagatcccaaatcccaccaggatGTTCCTtcaggagatcccaaatcccaccacgaGGTTCCttccaggagatcccaaatcccaccaggaggttccttccaggagatcccaaatcccaccacaaTGGTTCttccaggagatcccaaatcccaccaggaggTTTCttccaggagatcccaaatcccaccatgAGGTTCCTtcaggagatcccaaatcccaccacgaGGTTCCttccaggagatcccaaatcccaccacgaGGATCCTtcaggagatcccaaatcccaccacgaGGATCCttccaggagatcccaaatcccaccaggaggTTCCTtcaggagatcccaaatcccaccacgaGGCTCCttccaggagatcccaaatcccaccacgaCGGTTCttccaggagatcccaaatcccaccacgaCGGTTCttccaggagatcccaaatcccaccaggaggttccttccaggagatcccaaatcccaccacgTGGTGGACAATCCTCCGGGAACGCTGGGACACGGTCATGGATCTTCATCCAGATTTGGGATCTTCATCCTCATTTGGGATCTCCATCCTGGTTTGGGATCTCCACCCTCATTTGGGATCTCCATCCTGGTTTGGGATCTCcaccaaaatttgggatctTCACCCACATTTGGGATCTTCACCCACATTTGGGATCTCCATCCTGGTTTGGGACCATCCTGGTTTGGGATCTCCATCCTGGTTTGGGATCTTCACCCACATTTGGGATCTCCATCCTGGGTTGGGATCTCCATCCTGGTTTGGGATCTCCATCCTGGGTTGGGATCTTCATCCTGGTCTGGGATCTCCATCCACATTTGGGATCTCCATCCTGGTTTGGGATCTCCATCCTGGGTTGGGATCTCCATCCTGGTTTGGGATCTCCATCCTGGGTTGGGATCTCCATCCTGGGTTGGGATCTCCATCCTGGTTTGGGATCTCCATCCTGGGTTGGGATCTCCATCCTGGTTTGGGATCTTCATCCTGGTTTGGGATCTCCATCCTCATTTGGGATCTCCATCCTGGGTTGGGATCTCCATCCTGGTTTGGGATCTCCATCCTGGTTTGGGATCTCCATCCTGGTTTGGGATCTCCATCCTCATTTGGGATCTTCACCCACATTTGGGACCATCCTGGGTTGGGATCTCCATCCTGGTTTGGGATCTCCATCCTGGGTTGGGATCTCCATCCTGGTTTGGGATCTCCATCCTGGTTTGGGATCTCCATCCTGGGTTGGGATCTTCAGCCTTATTTGGGATCTGAGCCCAGATCCACCAGATGTGGGGACAGGTgacaggtgacagtgacaggtgacaggtgacagtgacaggttGGTGGCACTCACGATGTCCCTCAGACCCACCAGAcgatgtccccaaaccccaaaagaacGAAAAGGAACCGAGACCCACCAGACTTGGGgacaggtgacagtgacaggtgacagtgacaggtgacaggtgacagtgacaggttGGTGGCACTCaggatgtccccaaaccccaaaagaacaaaaaggagCCGAGACCCACCAgacttggggacagggacagaggacAAGGGACAGATGACAAAGGACAGATGACAGAGGCCAAGTGACAGGTGACAGGTGACAGGTGACATGCccaggtgacagtgacagggtgGTGGCACTcacaatgtccccaaaccccaaaagaacgaaaagaaaccccaaaagaacgaaaagaaaccccaaaagaaCGAAAAGGAACCAAGACCCACCAGacgtggggacaggggacagatGACAGATGACAAAGGACAGATGAcaagtgacagtgacagtgacagtgacaagTTGGTGTCACTCACGAGGCCATCGAAGCCACCAGAcgatgtccccaaaccccaaaagaacGAAAAGGAACCAAAACCGCCAGATTTGATGACAAAGACAGAGGACAAAGGACAGAGGACAAGGGACAGATGACAGTgacaggtgacagtgacaggtgacagtgacagggtgGTGGCACTCCCAATGTCCCTCAGACCCACCAGAcgatgtccccaaaccccaaaagaacaaaaaggaaCCGAGACCCACCAgacttggggacagggacaggtgacaggtgacagtgacagtgacagggtgGTGGCACTCACGATGTCCCTCAGACCCACCAGACatgaggacagggacagggacagggacagtgacagggacagggacagggacagggacagggacaggttgGTGGCACTCAcgatgtccccaaaccccaaaagaacaaaaaggagCCGAGACCCACCAGACTTGGGGACAGAGATAGAGGACAGGGGACAGATGACAGAGGACAGTGACAGGTGACAGGTGGCAATGACAGGTGACAATGTGGTGTCACTCACGAGGCCATCGAAGCCACCAGAcgatgtccccaaaccccaaaagaacaaaaaggagCCGAGACCCACCAGACGTGGGGACAAGGAACAGAGACAGGAACAGATGACAAAGGACAAGTGACAGGTGACAGGTGACAATgacaggtgacagtgacagtgacaggtgacagtgacagggtgGTGGCACTcacaatgtccccaaaccccaaaagaacgaaaagaaaccccaaaagaaCGAAAAGGAACCGAGACCCACCAGACTTGGGGACAAAGATAGATGACAAAGGACAGATGACAGAGGACAGGTGACAGGTgacaggtgacagtgacaggtgACAAGTTGGTGTCACTCACGAGGCCATCGAAGCCACCAGAcgatgtccccaaaccccaaaagaacGAAAAGGAACCAAGACCCACCAgacttggggacagggacagaggacAAAGGacaggtgacagggacagaggacagtgacagtgacagtgacagggtgGTGGCACTCACGATGTCCCTCAGACCCACCAGAcgatgtccccaaaccccaaaagaacaaaaaggaaCCGAGACCCACCAGACTTGGGGACAAGGAACAGAGACAGGAACAGATGACAGGTGACAGATGACAGAGGACAGGTGACAGGTGACAGGTGACAGGTGACAGGTGACAATGACAAGGTGACATGCCCCGGTGACAGGTTGGTGACACTCAcgatgtccccaaaccccaaaagaacgaaaagaaaccccaaaagaaCGAAAAGGAACCGAGACCCACCAGACTTGGGGACAAAGACAGATGACAGAGgacaggtgacagtgacaggtgACAGTGACAAGGTGACAAGTTGGTGTCACTCACGAGGCCATCGAAGCCACCAGAcgatgtccccaaaccccaaaagaacGAAAAGGAACCAAAACCGCCAGATTTGATGCCAAAGACAGAGGACAAAGGACAGAGGACAAAGGACAGAGGACAGTGACAGGTGACAATGACAGTGACAAGTTGGTGTCACTCACGAGGCCATCGAAGCCACCAGAcgatgtccccaaaccccaaaaaaccaaaaaggagcCGAGACCCACCAGacgtggggacagggacagatgacaggtgacagtgacagaggacaggtgacagtgacagggacaggtgacaggTGACAATGACAAGTTGGTGTCACTCACGAGGCCATCGAAGCCACCAGAcgatgtccccaaaccccaaaagaacaaaaaggagCCGAGACCCACCAGACGTGGGGACAAGGAACAGAGACAGGAACAGATGACAAAGGACAAAGGACAGGTGACAAAGgacaggtgacagtgacagatgACAATGACAAGGTGACAAGTTGGTGTCACTCACGAGGCCATCGAAGCCGCCGCCCTCCAGGCGCCGCTCGCAGCTCAGACACTCCCCCCGGCAGTCGCCGCGGGCGCGGGCgcagagccacagcagcagcagctcccagagcaccGACCGCATGGTGACACCGCCACCGCTGCGGGGACACGATGGCACACGGGTCACACGGGTCACACGTGTCACAAATTCCATATaacccaaaaatcccgggaaaggggaaaaaaacccaacagaaatcgaaaaaaatataagaaaataacGTAAAATCGCGTCAAATATCATTAAAACACGGTGGAAGTATgagaaaatctaaaaaaatcgaaaaaaacccataaaatcccataaattctcattaaatcccaataaaaccccatgaaattctgagaaaaggtgaaaaaatccaaaaaacccccataaaatcccataaaatcacCTCAGATTCCAATAAAACCCCATGAAATTCTgagaaaatctaaaaaaaaaccacagaaaaaatcccatgaaatcccaataaacccccacaaaatcctgcaaaatcccaataaaatccagcaaaaaccttaaaaatcaaaacaaatcccaaaaaatcccataaaatcccataaaatcccaataaaacccccacaaaatcccatgaaaggcaaaaaaaaccccgtgggaattggaaaaatggtaaaaaaaggagaggaaataatggaaaatggtGTTAAATAGCAATGAAAGAGCGTGGAATTGGGAGGAAAgggtaaaaaatgaaaaaaaagcacagaaaatcccataaaatcctaTGAAATCCCGATaaaaccccataaaatcccatgaaatcccaataaaactccaataaaacccaaaaaaatcctgcaaaaatctaaaaaatcccactaaacccccccaaatccaaaaaaacccccacaaaatccTATGGAAACCCAATAAAACCAAGAGAAAATcgaaaaaatccaaaaaaatcccataaaatcccataaaatcccaataaaGCCCCACAAAATCCTGtgaaatcccaataaaacccGGCGAAAAGTTAAAAAATCCGGAGAAATGCCATAAAATCCCATGAAATCCAAATAGAGCCCCACAAAATCCTGTgaaatagcaaaaaaaccccacaaaacctaAAAAGTCCAAAGAAATCCCAATAGAGCCCCACAAAatcccaaccccccccaaaaaatcctgtgAAATCGCAAAAAAACACGtgaaaatctaaaaaataaaaaaatcccataaaatcccaataaCACCCCACAAAATCCTgcaaaatcccaataaaacgCAGCGAAAAcctgaaaaatccccaaaaatcccataaaatcccataaaatcccatgaaatcccaataaaaccccaTAAAATCCTGAAAAAGCCCAATAAAACCCAGCGAAaagttaaaaaacccaaaaaatcccaaaaaaatcccatgaaatCCCATGAAATCCCGATAAAACCCCGTAAAATCCCAtgaaatcccaataaaacccagcaaaaacttaaaaaatcccaaaaaatcccataaaatcctatgaaatcccaataaaacccagcaaaaccctaaaaaattaaaaaaccccataaaatcccatgaaatcccaataaaacccagcaaaaagttaaaaaatccaaagaaatcccatgaaatcccactaaaaccccacaaaatcctgtgaaatcccaataaaacccagcaaaaacctaaaaaatccaaagaaatcccataaaatcccatgaaatcccaataaaatcccacaaaatcctgtgaaatcacaaaaaaccccacaaaaacctaaaaaatccaaataaatccCATGAAATCCCAATAGAGCCCCACAAAATCCTGTGAAATCccaacaaaaacagaaaaaacctaaaaaatccaaagaaatgccaaaaaatcctatgaaatcccaataaaacccccaaaaatcctgtgaaatcccaataaaacccagtgaaaatctaaaaaatccaaaaaaaccccataaaatcccataaaaccaCCTCAgatcccaataaaatcccattaaattctgagaaaaggtaaaaaaatccaaaaaacccccataaaatcccataaaatcacCTCAAATCCCAACAAAACCCCGTAAAATTCTGAGAAAAGGTGAAAACctaaaaaatccaaagaaatcccataaaatcccatgaAATCCCATGAAATCCCATGAAATCCCATGAAATCCCATGAGATCCCAATAAAACCCCGTGAAAACTTAAAATATCCaaataaatcccataaaattccATAAAATC
This genomic window contains:
- the PNOC gene encoding prepronociceptin isoform X1 translates to MRSVLWELLLLWLCARARGDCRGECLSCERRLEGGGFDGLICLLECEGRAVPRATWELCAASSRPAPRPRRIPSPVWPPGDSTPSTHTSEDDLQADEDISRRPSAPPSSKEVQKRYGGFIGVRKSARKWNNQKRFSQFLRQYLGMAPRSTFRHRLQVRHRQN
- the PNOC gene encoding prepronociceptin isoform X2, whose protein sequence is MRSVLWELLLLWLCARARGDCRGECLSCERRLEGGGFDGLICLLECEGRAVPRATWELCAASSRPAPRPRRIPSPVWPPGDSTPSTHTSEDDLQADEDISRRPSAPPSSKEVQKRYGGFIGVRKSARKWNNQKRFSQFLRQYLGMAPRSSEYGGRHGDADDI